A single genomic interval of Salvelinus namaycush isolate Seneca chromosome 41, SaNama_1.0, whole genome shotgun sequence harbors:
- the LOC120034443 gene encoding sphingosine 1-phosphate receptor 1-like, with translation MEASHAAYAAVAAPTVVPMSPSAGYLLQMFHEYQSNAVIREHYNYTGKLKENKYKDGLKPEAIAFLLICLLIVLENAVVLLAIWRNKKFHLPMYYLLGNLTLSDLLAGFTYMVNIVTSGANTLKMTPVLWFLREGGVFITLAASVISLLAIAIERHVTMVRMKPYQGAKRGRMFALIGASWVLSVFLGVLPVLGWNCMGRLDQCSTVLPLFAKSYILFFITVFTAVLLAIVVLYVRIFHTVKSNTKHLGSGPQRKGLARKSQKYMALLKTVTIVLGVFIVCWLPLFILLLLDFCCPARSCQVLFKADYFLGIAMINSLLNPIIYTLTSKDMRRAILRLLCRRCLLTKDGQVKKIGMSFLECSTSKTEAPSHRLEGLEITVSSANFTPSTIKAIYPRMSKT, from the coding sequence ATGGAAGCATCGCATGCCGCTTACGCTGCTGTTGCTGCCCCCACTGTGGTTCCCATGTCCCCCTCGGCAGGGTACCTGCTCCAGATGTTCCACGAGTACCAGAGCAATGCTGTCATCAGAGAACACTACAACTACACAGGCAAACTGAAGGAGAACAAGTACAAGGATGGACTAAAGCCAGAGGCCATAGCCTTCCTGCTGATCTGCTTGCTCATAGTGCTGGAGAATGCTGTGGTGCTGTTGGCTATCTGGAGGAATAAGAAATTCCATCTGCCCATGTACTATCTGTTAGGCAACCTAACACTCTCAGACCTGCTAGCAGGCTTCACCTACATGGTGAACATTGTGACTTCAGGGGCCAACACGTTAAAGATGACCCCTGTGCTGTGGTTCCTGAGGGAGGGGGGGGTCTTCATAACGCTGGCCGCCTCCGTCATCAGCCTCCTGGCCATCGCCATTGAGCGCCATGTCACCATGGTGAGGATGAAGCCCTACCAGGGGGCCAAGCGAGGCCGGATGTTTGCCCTGATCGGGGCCAGCTGGGTTCTGTCAGTGTTCCTGGGGGTGCTGCCCGTCCTGGGCTGGAACTGTATGGGCCGTCTGGACCAGTGCTCCACCGTCCTGCCGCTCTTCGCCAAAAGCTACATCCTCTTCTTCATCACCGTGTTCACCGCTGTGCTGCTGGCCATCGTGGTGCTTTATGTGCGCATCTTCCACACTGTCAAGTCCAACACAAAGCACCTGGGCTCTGGCCCGCAGCGCAAAGGCCTGGCCCGCAAGTCCCAGAAGTACATGGCCCTGCTGAAGACGGTCACCATCGTACTGGGTGTCTTCATCGTCTGCTGGCTgcctctcttcatcctcctcttgcTGGACTTCTGCTGCCCGGCACGGAGCTGCCAGGTGCTCTTCAAGGCGGACTACTTCCTGGGCATCGCCATGATCAACTCTCTCCTCAATCCCATAATCTATACCCTGACCAGTAAGGACATGAGGAGGGCCATCCTGAGGCTGCTGTGTCGACGCTGCCTCCTCACCAAGGATGGCCAGGTGAAGAAGATAGGGATGTCCTTCCTGGAGTGCAGTACCAGTAAGACTGAGGCGCCCTCCCATAGGCTGGAGGGCCTGGAGATCACAGTCTCCTCTGCCAACTTCACCCCTTCCACTATTAAAGCCATCTACCCCAGGATGTCAAAGACATGA